DNA from Halorarum salinum:
TTACCCACGGGATAGGGGGTTTAGAATTTTACGAACGTCCAGTACTATTACCTAGATGGGAAGGTTGCACCGACCGACAACGATTTTATACTGGGAGTGTACCATCCCAACGTCAGAGTTCATGACGCACGACAACGCGGTACCGGACGGCGGGCTGAGCACGGACGAACAGCGGGTCATCGACGCGATCGAGGAGGAGGGGATCGACTTCCTCCGCCTCCAGTTCACCGACATCCTGGGAACCGTGAAGAACGTCTCCATCCCGGCCTCGCAGGCCGAGAAGGCGTTCTCCGAGGGGATCTACTTCGACGGGTCGTCGATCGACGGCTTCGTCCGCATCCAGGAGTCGGACATGCGGCTCACGCCGGACCCGGCGACGTTCGCGGTGCTCCCCTGGCGGACCCGCGAGGGCGAGAACGGCGGCGCCGCGCGGCTCATCTGTGACGTCGTCGACACCTCCACGGGCGAGCCATTCGAGGGCGACCCGCGGGGCGTGCTGAAGGGCGTCATCGACCGCGCCGCCGAGATGGGGTTCGAGGTCAACGCCGCCCCCGAACCCGAGTTCTTCCTCTTCGAGGAGGACGAGGATGGGCGCGCGACCACGAAGACCAACGACGCGGGCGGCTACTTCGACCTCGCGCCGAAGGACCTCGCACAGGACGTGCGCCGCGACATCATCTACGGCCTGGAGGACATGGGCTTCGAGATCGAGGCCAGCCACCACGAGGTCGCCGAGGGCCAGCACGAGATCAACTTCGAGTACGACGACGCGCTCACGACTGCGGACAACGTCGGCACCTTCCGCACGGTCGTTCGGGCCATCGCCGCCCAGCACGACCTCCACGCGACGTTCATGCCGAAGCCCATCGCCCGCATCAACGGCTCGGGCATGCACGTTCACCTCTCGCTGTTCACCGAGGACGGCGAGAACGCGTTCCACGACGACGACGACGAGTTCAACCTGAGCGAGACCGCCAAGCAGTTCACCGCCGGCATCCTCGAGCACGCGCCCGCCATCGCGGCCGTCACGAACCCGACGGTCAACAGCTACAAG
Protein-coding regions in this window:
- the glnA gene encoding type I glutamate--ammonia ligase; protein product: MTHDNAVPDGGLSTDEQRVIDAIEEEGIDFLRLQFTDILGTVKNVSIPASQAEKAFSEGIYFDGSSIDGFVRIQESDMRLTPDPATFAVLPWRTREGENGGAARLICDVVDTSTGEPFEGDPRGVLKGVIDRAAEMGFEVNAAPEPEFFLFEEDEDGRATTKTNDAGGYFDLAPKDLAQDVRRDIIYGLEDMGFEIEASHHEVAEGQHEINFEYDDALTTADNVGTFRTVVRAIAAQHDLHATFMPKPIARINGSGMHVHLSLFTEDGENAFHDDDDEFNLSETAKQFTAGILEHAPAIAAVTNPTVNSYKRLVPGYEAPVYVAWSDRNRSALIRKPAARVPAASRIEARFPDPSCNPYLAFAALISAGLDGVERGLDCDDPIRENIYEFDERKREEYGISTLPSNLGEAVDEFEEDEVVQDALGDHISEKFVEAKTAEYDEYRVEVSEWELDQYLETF